A single genomic interval of Daucus carota subsp. sativus chromosome 1, DH1 v3.0, whole genome shotgun sequence harbors:
- the LOC108200276 gene encoding triacylglycerol lipase OBL1 — protein MEFLDSFDFYNQYQKKATTQAFMCWDKSADDELIVVAFRGTETFDADAWSSDIDLSWYELHQGKKEVHGKVHGGFMKALGLQKSHGWPLIYQKDDEKPLAYYVIRDKLREILQANEKAKFIVTGHSLGGALTILFPAILAYHDDDLLLKRLQGIYTFGQPRVGDKEFGDYMEGLFSSYEIQYLRYVYCNDIVPRLPYDDKSFMFKHFGKCLYFNTFYEGKVVAEEPNKNYFSPWYTIPQTIPQTLNAIWELINTRRGQITKSQAFFKC, from the exons ATGGAATTTTTGGACTCCTTTGATTTCTACAATC AATATCAAAAGAAAGCGACCACACAAGCCTTCATGTGCTGGGACAAGAGTGCTGATGATGAATTGATCGTAGTGGCTTTTAGAGGAACAGAGACATTTGATGCAGATGCCTGGTCTTCGGACATTGATCTCTCTTGGTATGAACTTCATCAGGGCAAAAAAGAAGTCCATGGAAAAGTCCATGGTGGTTTCATGAAAGCTCTTGGGTTACAAAAGAGCCACGGCTGGCCTCTAATATACCAAAAAGACGACGAAAAACCACTGGCTTATTATGTCATCAGGGACAAGCTAAGAGAAATTTTACAAGCTAACGAAAAGGCAAAGTTTATAGTTACTGGTCATAGCTTAGGAGGGGCACTGACCATTCTTTTTCCAGCTATATTAGCTTACCACGACGATGACTTGTTACTAAAGAGATTACAAGGAATTTACACATTCGGACAACCTAGAGTTGGAGACAAGGAATTTGGGGATTACATGGAAGGACTATTTTCGAGTTATGAAATTCAGTATCTTAGATATGTTTACTGTAACGATATTGTCCCAAGGTTGCCTTACGATGACAAGAGTTTCATGTTCAAGCACTTTGGGAAATGCCTCTACTTCAATACTTTCTACGAAGGCAAG GTTGTCGCGGAGGAACCAAACAAAAACTATTTCTCGCCATGGTACACAATTCCACAGACAATTCCACAGACGCTGAATGCAATTTGGGAGCTGATAAATACTCGAAGGGGCCAGATTACAAAGAGCCAGGCATTCTTCAAGTGTTAA